GAAATATATTCATGTCAGGTTCATTTTcatatttgtgtttatttctaGCACTAATGAAGAGAAGACTTGCTACACTGGAGCACTCTGTGGTTTGGGCTGGAACAGTGAAACCCAAGAAGGCCTTCCACCTGAACATGACATTGAAATGGCCTTTGATGTAAAGTTTGACGTGGAAGACATCACTGAGGTAATTTTTCTGCACATACACACTACCCACACTCGCAATTATTATGGTACATGTACTGTAGTGCTTGGTTTACAAAGGAGTTGCGATCCTAATCCTATTCaagtcaaatttaaatataaGTGGGAACTAAACTAACATTTTAAAAGAACATATGATTTTAAAACACTCAGCAGTAATACATATTGGCTATGATTTGGTgtacattttgctccacagtcacttttTTAACCCGTTTAATTCTGGAGgcattcccagattgcaaatgaaatgaCGGCTCTCCCTCTCCAAAAGTTTCATAAtttttcttttgaaaatgtataatGGATGAATATATTTTTGAAGTCATTATTGCTATTTTTCCAGACACGGTAAAATGATAAGCTTCATAAACCTCCCACCCAAAacagtttgacaaaaaaaaaaatcataatttcacctaacaaaatagcaacaatgcaaaagTATCACCGATTTTACAAAATAATTTTGTTAATGAAAACATCTTCTTCGTGACGGGCGCATGCATGTCTGTGCGGGTGTAAAAGAAGCTCAATAGTAGTACAGTGGTCTTTCACACGGCAATGTGGGTTCGAACCCTGTTTAGAGCAGTATGAGAAACAACGCAGCTGAAAGAGAGAGAATACAATTGGTAGACAAAGCTGAGCTGTTTGTGATTGACAGCTATTGTATATGAACACCAATTATTGCATTTTGCCATTTTGCCATCATTTAGCTTGGGGGCCCCTGATTGTTGAGGTTTAAATCCCTTTTTGCACATGTGggacagattttttatttatttttgtaagtcAAGTAAAATTGTTGCACTTTACAGCGATCCTCTTATAATGTAGTACATGTACTGTAAGACTTGTATCTGGCCTTTACACATTGATATATTAGTTTTCCTTTCAGAATCTTTTAAAATTTTGCAGCTCTTTGACTACTTTGTTACATGGGTTCTCCTTATTTTCAGATAAATGCTCTGCGAGTAGCTATCAACCGTCTAGCGTGTGAAGGGCCCAGTGGCATCCTGAATCTGGGTTCTGACAGGATTGGCCAACTGCAAGAGGACTGTCGGGAGCGCCTCAAGAGGTCCCACTCTCACACTTGCACACATCAGTCAGAAAATTTATTATAATGTGTGTTCCATATCTGCGTTGTATAGCTTGTTCACTAAATCTCCTCCGAGGGAAGCTGTCACTCCAGTGTACTATGACAAAGCAGGAAAATGGAACCAGGTATGGTCTTTAATGCTTTTGCATTCcgatgtgtattttcaaattgtTAATTAGGCCTTTGATACGCGGCGTTTTTTTCTGTGTGCTCTGGTTCTACAGGTTGATCCTTCTCTCAAGGTGGACATCACTGAGGTCAGAGCTGGGAATACAAGAGGAGGTCTTTTACAGCTGCATCCTGTCATTCTTCTCAACTGAAAAGCTTACCTGTGTGAATTTGGACACCATTATTATTGCAAATAGTTGAATAACTGTAATTCGTTTGTGTTACGTTTGTGCTGTCAAAATTTCCGTTTGTGCTGTTAGGGTTTTTGAGTTATTCTAAACTACATTTTCTGACCAGTGACGACATCCAGCTTATCCAACTTGTCAAAAAGTCAAAGTTGTTATGTTAACGATTTATTGTTTATaccttgccccccccccccccccccaccttgtcaaaatctccccaaacttgtcccgtTTATTTGTGCTACACTTGTGCTGCAAAATTGTCTACCAAAAAATGCCATACTTTATAGATAAAAACCTAAAACCTGTAATAGACCAAATCATTTTGCAGCACACACGTTTGGGAatattttgacaaggtggggtgGCTGGTtgttaataacattaaaaaaaaaaatagaacagacAAAAACATTTTGCACCACAAACATAGCATAGCACAAAAGTTAAGGgagattttgttgtttttataaaaacaaaaggGAAAAGATGGGCACGGGGGGGACGTCACTAGTCAGAAAAAGTATTTCACAATAACCTAAAAACCGTAAAGGCACAAAGAAAACAATTATTGCCACATAATTTTCATATTTGCAAAGCATTGGGGCTATTATTTACCATTTTCATTTCACATGTTTGTCAGAAGTGTTACTTTACTGAACCAGTGCGACTTGAGATTCAGTGGTACAGAAAATTCAGTTACTTTATTTTTAGCATGTTCAAATATGTATGGGTGATATTTGTACAGATACTTCTATATTTTGTTAGATCTTGGATTATATTTGTTATTGGCATTCATTCTGTTACTGTTATTAAGCAATGGGTCAATAAATATCTGGTTGCAACAGAATCGACTTCCGGGTCACTAACAACACGCACACATTACAGTACTACAAAGTGGTGTATCTTTACCGTCGTCTTTATTTTCAGAACTCCCAAGtttcaaaaaactattttctgtgTTCTGTTAACCTGTGTAGTCTTTGATTGTTGTCACTCACATGGTCAGGTACCTTCATCACCAACAGGAACATGACCATCAGTAAGCCGACCAAGGAAATGGTATCCATCAAggtacatttatttttcttattctGTTAATTAAATACATAGTGTAAGTGCAAATAGTAAGAGTCCAAAGTCTACAGAACTACAGAGTATAGTAGAACATAGTACAAAGtttgacagttattcaaacaagTTTAGTATCAGCAGATACTCCTTGTCTTCATAGTAGTTGTACAACAGTACCCATAATATGAGCGTGTGTATTGTTTCCTAATGGTATACAAAAGCAAAAACCCTACAAATACCACATCTAAGATGCATATTCTCAAATTAATTTGTGCTTGGAAACACCAAAAGGAAATTATTgttgatatttatatatattgacaTATACTGAGAGAAGCCCCATCTGCTTACTTGAACATGAAGCAGCAAACATTGGCAACAGAGCAAGACTGTGACCACTTCAGCTtaatcatttcttttttttgtgccaCACCAATTAGTTTGTGGTGAGCACTGCAAAGCAAAACTCTAGCGTGGTCTTCAAAAAACATCACAAAAGATATCAAATATTTACCCAAGGCTTGACTTCATGCACTTAAGAATAAgcaacacaaaaaatgtcttaTTCTTTCTTAGTTTTTGGAGTTGTGAACGTGTCTACCTAGTGCCGTTTATGTGTGATGGTGTGTTAGTGTGTACATGGCAGGGTGAAGGCTTCTTCAGTGGATTCTTTCAGAGAACACCAAGATGACAAAAGCATGACGCCCAGTGTGACGGTGACCAGGCTCTTTAAGGGTGAGTGAACCTCTTTCCCGAGTCAACTGAGGTCTACTCTTCCTTTCTTTTGGCCCCAGGGATCTTTGCTTGGATCCTGGACACAAACAACAAGTAGCAATTGCATGTTTTCAAATAGGATTACAATGTCTGTGGCTGCAAAGCGCCCGTTGCTCTATGCTCTCTATTTATGGAAAGCAATATAGACTACATGTTCGGTCTTACTAAATTAGGAAAATGAATTCTAAAACTGCATGTCTGGCAACAGTAGAGGGCTATTTTTACACTTGGATTGTGTCCAGCAAATGACACAAGGTTCATTTGCTGCAAAGAATAGTATGAATGAAACACTCACTTTCCCACCACAGAGTTGATATGGGTCCGTATTAGTCCAACATATTGATCAATCTGTGCCTGAAGTGGAAGAAAAGGTTTCTAAAAAATGGGGTaacatttttactgtattttgACGTTTTAAGGCACATAATCCTTACCTGATGTCTCTCATAGACCACCGGCATGGTAAACATGGAGACCACAGCTGTAAGCGCATAAAACAAACCGTGAGGAAACCAGGATCTTGTATAATAAACATTTACGACTACAGTATACGTTCAGCAATTATAGCACCTAACACACTGAAAAGACCTGCTGCCCCACTTAGGATTACATAAAAGAGCTAATAATATCTGTAGTGTATTGAGTTCACATCTATCACTCTCGATTCAAATATGTATGTACCACAAAATAATGGTCAGGAAGTCAGTGCTGGTGGGGGAATGCGACATTGTGAGTCACGGTGACCTCACCTAGGATGAGCAGTGTCAGGCCGTTGAAGAGAGCGCCAACATAGGTCAGAAGCCACATCAGCACAGCAAACTAAACAAAGATATGTTTTAAGATTTACAGTACGTTTTGTTCCTTTCATAGGTCGATAATGAAATTCACAAGAAATTGTTCCATGAGCAATGTGTCCACCATGCTCGTCACTCTGGGAATGCTGCAGATTGTGAAGAGGCGATGGTGAGCCATGTACAGTAAATAGTGCCACCTTTTTGATACTATACCACTGCTGTTGGCATCTTAATGGAGTGTCAAAAGGTGGCATGGTACTGGTCAGTAACTTTGGTCATCTTTTTCTGGCATCACTGTATTGCTTGGCGGAAACAGGGCTTAAGGAAATATTATGCACCAGGACCAAAAGTAGGAAAAAAAGGATGCAAACCTTCAATGAGTCGATCAGATCTTGAACGAGGAAAAGCCGGCGTAGCTCCCTCATGCAGGTGTTTGTGTAAACCAGGGTCTTTTCGGCATATTTGCTAATTTGGTCCTGGGACAGAGAGATTTCCATCTCCAGGTAGGCTCTGGATGTAATGTAAAGGGGAGGAAATATGGTTTGTTGATATGTGGACCTGTTGAATGGAATGCACTGTTTTTGTGTGGTGGTGATTGTTCACTCACTTGAAAGGATGCCCTTCATCGGTTTTCTGCACAGCCTGGAGCACAGATTTGTAGATGCGGAAGCTGATGGTGGCAGAGAGGGCGGCTAGGGCTAAGTACGCCCCGACGCTGACCACGCTAAACTGGGTCAGGGAGAAGAGGAGCAGAAGCACGCTGCTGAACACGGCTCCCGACTGCTTTACATTTCTCCAGTAGAGCAGGTCAATAGCTTTAGGGGGAAGGGTGACATAGACAAACAGGGTTAGGACCCACAAACTTTGTCATTTCTTCACTGGACACTTTGATAGGTAGTAATCAGTGAGCCACTTTAGCTGCGGAGGCTACACAAACCCCCAACTGAGGCAAACACAAGGAGTATGTTCAAACCTCAATGTCCATCAGCTGTTGCTTGGTTGtggttaaaacacatttttattcctGAAAATGTAATCCTACAGTGTGGATGTATAAGTATGTTCTGTACATTCCCCCCATTTTGCTGAGATAACAGAAGATCATGGTACGTTTATCAACATGAGCACCTGGTGCGCTCTCATATGTACATAAACATCCAATCCAAACAATCCAAACAGTGGGTAGCCATATTGCAGTTGAGGGTACGTCTGCACAATTTGCTCGGGGGGGAGAGAATTAATGATTGACCTGTGGTTGGCAAAATATTGGACCACAATCAGTTTTTTTTAGATAACTGTTTAGTTTGACATGGTCACACTGATAAGCAACTCGGTGATGGATGACGACACTTCAAAAAGGAACTTGATACTCCAAATATAACCATGCTTTCCAATATTTGCAGTTAGCGCTCTGGAGGATGGAATCAGATATTATAAAATAGTTATTAGCTCCTCCACTAAAGTCCCAGCCTC
The sequence above is drawn from the Nerophis ophidion isolate RoL-2023_Sa linkage group LG03, RoL_Noph_v1.0, whole genome shotgun sequence genome and encodes:
- the rtn1a gene encoding reticulon-1a isoform X3; this encodes MQAAADVTKKESSWSSWKGQAIDLLYWRNVKQSGAVFSSVLLLLFSLTQFSVVSVGAYLALAALSATISFRIYKSVLQAVQKTDEGHPFKAYLEMEISLSQDQISKYAEKTLVYTNTCMRELRRLFLVQDLIDSLKFAVLMWLLTYVGALFNGLTLLILAVVSMFTMPVVYERHQAQIDQYVGLIRTHINSVVGKIQAKIPGAKRKEE
- the rtn1a gene encoding reticulon-1a isoform X4 gives rise to the protein MGAAAIDLLYWRNVKQSGAVFSSVLLLLFSLTQFSVVSVGAYLALAALSATISFRIYKSVLQAVQKTDEGHPFKAYLEMEISLSQDQISKYAEKTLVYTNTCMRELRRLFLVQDLIDSLKFAVLMWLLTYVGALFNGLTLLILAVVSMFTMPVVYERHQAQIDQYVGLIRTHINSVVGKIQAKIPGAKRKEE